The proteins below are encoded in one region of Thermococcus sp.:
- a CDS encoding ABC transporter permease, with protein sequence MSPVRKFAAIYRTDLKLLRRDPMLIYSVGVTLVLLFVVRYFKDRIGVYYPLLALLMMIFVPMIFGMIPGFMMADEKEDKTIQALKVIPISSEAFLAYRLTWASIITAVMTAVAPEILDIDIPGKGLLALMVLFVIEVWIYGLIIATSAESRMQALTVSKVIGWMLILPPTIKLVVEWRNLSTDWSKFTAFLPTYWVYRVFEGIFTNDYSDFPLAVVVHLAWLVPLVVLFRRRVL encoded by the coding sequence ATGAGCCCTGTGCGAAAATTCGCCGCCATTTACAGGACGGACCTCAAGCTGCTCCGCAGGGATCCGATGCTCATATACAGCGTTGGAGTGACGTTGGTTCTGCTCTTCGTCGTCCGCTACTTCAAAGACCGCATCGGCGTTTACTACCCCCTGCTGGCCCTATTGATGATGATATTTGTACCCATGATATTCGGCATGATTCCCGGCTTCATGATGGCAGACGAGAAGGAGGACAAGACAATTCAAGCCCTGAAAGTAATCCCAATCTCCAGCGAGGCCTTCCTGGCCTACAGGCTCACGTGGGCCTCGATAATCACCGCGGTGATGACCGCCGTTGCCCCGGAAATCCTCGACATAGACATTCCCGGAAAAGGCCTGCTCGCGCTGATGGTACTCTTCGTCATTGAGGTCTGGATATACGGGCTCATAATAGCGACCTCCGCGGAGTCGAGGATGCAGGCGTTAACGGTCTCAAAAGTAATTGGCTGGATGCTCATACTCCCGCCGACGATAAAGCTCGTCGTGGAGTGGAGGAACCTCTCTACCGACTGGAGCAAGTTCACGGCCTTCCTGCCGACCTACTGGGTCTACAGGGTCTTTGAGGGGATTTTCACGAACGATTACTCGGACTTCCCGCTTGCGGTTGTGGTTCACCTCGCGTGGCTCGTCCCGCTCGTGGTGCTGTTTAGAAGGAGGGTGCTTTGA